The following are encoded in a window of Gramella sp. MT6 genomic DNA:
- the chrA gene encoding chromate efflux transporter, whose translation MLLPGPEAQQLATYIGWLLHRNKGGLVAGILFVLPGFISILILSILYAAYRDIGIVEAIFFGIKPAVLAIVIGAVIKIGKRALKNEVMVSMAVLAFIAIFFFQIDFPYIVLAAGLIGFIGGKLWEEKFHVIKGHREKRDEDNAFYIDSYIQPVKPSLVKSLKTIFLFLSLWALPLILIAMWIGTENIFFSEGIFFSKTAVVTFGGAYAVLAYIAQKAVEDYGWLRSGEMLDGLGMAETTPGPLIQVVQFVGFMGAYRLSGTMDPLMAGILASFLVTWTTFIPCFLFIFTGAPYIEYLRGNKNLTTALSGITAAVVGVVLNLGVWFAIYTLFGRVNESHSYGIRWLIPKWETINIPSMVIGIIAAFVYFILKWDMLKTIAVSILSGIIYFFIFNN comes from the coding sequence ATGTTATTGCCGGGACCAGAAGCACAGCAACTAGCTACCTATATCGGCTGGTTGCTTCACAGAAACAAGGGAGGACTGGTTGCGGGGATATTATTTGTCCTACCAGGTTTTATCTCCATATTAATCCTTAGTATTCTCTATGCAGCATACCGGGATATAGGAATTGTAGAAGCCATTTTTTTTGGCATTAAACCTGCTGTATTGGCCATCGTTATTGGTGCAGTCATCAAAATAGGGAAAAGAGCCCTAAAAAATGAGGTCATGGTGAGTATGGCAGTACTCGCTTTTATCGCTATTTTTTTCTTCCAGATCGACTTTCCTTATATTGTTCTGGCTGCTGGGTTAATAGGTTTTATAGGCGGAAAACTTTGGGAAGAAAAATTTCATGTAATAAAGGGACATAGAGAAAAAAGGGATGAAGATAATGCCTTTTATATAGACAGCTATATCCAGCCGGTAAAGCCGTCTCTTGTAAAAAGCCTGAAAACCATATTCCTCTTTTTAAGTTTATGGGCACTACCGTTGATACTGATCGCCATGTGGATTGGAACGGAGAACATTTTCTTCTCAGAAGGGATATTTTTCAGTAAAACGGCAGTGGTTACGTTTGGAGGAGCTTATGCAGTCTTGGCCTATATTGCTCAAAAAGCAGTGGAAGATTATGGCTGGCTAAGAAGTGGGGAAATGCTGGACGGTCTGGGAATGGCAGAAACAACACCGGGCCCCCTCATCCAGGTCGTTCAATTTGTTGGGTTTATGGGAGCTTATCGCTTATCTGGTACGATGGATCCTCTTATGGCCGGCATCTTAGCTTCCTTTTTGGTGACCTGGACAACTTTTATTCCCTGCTTCCTGTTTATATTTACCGGCGCACCCTATATTGAATACCTCCGGGGCAATAAAAACCTAACCACTGCCTTGTCAGGAATTACGGCTGCAGTCGTAGGCGTTGTACTCAATCTTGGGGTTTGGTTTGCTATCTATACACTTTTTGGACGAGTAAATGAAAGCCACTCATACGGAATAAGATGGTTAATTCCGAAATGGGAAACCATTAATATTCCTTCAATGGTAATTGGAATTATTGCTGCATTTGTTTATTTCATCCTTAAATGGGACATGCTAAAAACCATTGCTGTGAGCATTTTGTCAGGAATAATTTACTTCTTCATCTTTAATAACTAG
- a CDS encoding superoxide dismutase, with protein MDRKDFIKNSTILGSATILPVNNVFSRGVNENGIDKLVDNNGNFIQKSLPYNKTFLEPHMDEETLHLHYEFHHGGAVKGANKDLDNIKKHLKSGEMEMVDLWTRKLAYHFSSHVLHSIFWTNLSNKLTKPKADLLKQIEKDFGSFDKLQAYIAKVSKSVEGSGWGILGYQPYSQSLTLLQCENHQKLTQWGVIPILVIDVWEHAYYLKHKNKRGDFVDTVLDIIDWDNVADRYNTAIKLR; from the coding sequence ATGGACCGAAAAGATTTTATAAAAAATTCAACAATATTGGGTAGTGCAACTATCCTCCCCGTTAATAACGTTTTTTCTCGAGGTGTGAATGAAAATGGTATTGATAAATTAGTAGATAACAATGGTAATTTTATTCAGAAGTCGCTACCTTACAATAAAACCTTTCTGGAACCTCATATGGATGAAGAAACTCTGCATCTACATTACGAATTTCATCATGGTGGAGCGGTAAAAGGAGCTAATAAAGATCTCGACAATATTAAAAAGCACCTTAAGTCTGGTGAAATGGAAATGGTCGATTTATGGACAAGGAAATTAGCCTATCATTTTTCAAGCCACGTACTTCATTCTATTTTCTGGACTAACCTGTCCAATAAATTAACCAAGCCAAAAGCAGATTTATTAAAACAGATAGAAAAAGATTTTGGTTCGTTTGATAAACTCCAAGCATACATAGCCAAAGTTTCCAAAAGTGTTGAGGGCAGTGGTTGGGGTATTTTAGGTTATCAGCCTTACTCACAGTCCCTTACACTTTTGCAATGTGAAAACCATCAAAAATTAACACAATGGGGGGTTATTCCTATTTTGGTAATAGATGTATGGGAACACGCCTATTATTTAAAGCATAAAAATAAAAGAGGAGATTTTGTAGATACTGTGTTAGATATTATTGATTGGGATAATGTAGCAGATAGATATAACACCGCCATTAAACTTCGATAA
- a CDS encoding PepSY-like domain-containing protein has protein sequence MKTSKNLFRILLFSLLFIGGNVATATAQSEIKELSEKSIEFSELPEAVKDAFKNSEYAEWEIEEVEKVETNKGTMYELEVENEDETYYELYFSPEGKLVLKKEKSHKDGEDDHR, from the coding sequence ATGAAAACAAGTAAAAATTTATTTCGCATTTTATTATTCTCCTTACTTTTTATAGGAGGTAATGTGGCTACAGCAACTGCCCAATCGGAGATCAAAGAGTTAAGTGAAAAGTCCATTGAGTTCTCTGAACTACCCGAAGCCGTAAAGGATGCTTTTAAGAACTCGGAATACGCCGAATGGGAAATAGAGGAGGTGGAAAAGGTTGAGACCAATAAGGGCACTATGTATGAGCTTGAGGTCGAAAACGAAGATGAAACCTATTATGAACTTTATTTTAGTCCGGAAGGAAAATTAGTGCTCAAAAAAGAGAAAAGCCACAAAGATGGTGAAGATGATCATCGATAA
- a CDS encoding HAMP domain-containing sensor histidine kinase: protein MKLLTYTSRIQLLFFLILFGIFSILFYLVLNWNVLQNVDEVLYNRKDNLLAYLEENPEAPFKEDNPLDDFTFYTVAETVFQESYESYSDTLIYEPVDNEFDEYRKLTTFAKLQGEHYRLEIIKPHLEAAEMISTIAITLGSLFLGLVLSFYLFQRFISRKIWKPFFGILEKIRLFRLDKQELQELPSTYIDEFRMLNEAVNELTRKNKEVFENQKQFIEDASHELQTPLSIIQSKLEALVSRTTLTAEQAAIVDSIIGSTQRLKKLNKTLLLLAKIENSQFLMTDEVNVNGIIGRSLEYYDEQKNILNIKMKINIRKRVVISGNKMLTEILIQNLLKNAFLHNVEDGMVDIKLDKKQLVVTNSGNQKSISQKRLYQRFNKSSNNPESWGLGLSIAFKIADKSNWKLKYNFEGNQHIFTIYF from the coding sequence ATGAAACTACTTACCTACACTTCCCGCATTCAATTACTTTTTTTCCTGATCCTGTTCGGGATTTTTTCAATATTGTTTTACCTGGTACTAAATTGGAACGTACTTCAGAATGTGGATGAAGTACTGTATAACCGCAAAGACAACCTGCTGGCTTATCTTGAAGAAAATCCTGAAGCTCCATTTAAAGAAGACAACCCGCTAGACGATTTTACTTTTTATACTGTTGCAGAAACTGTGTTCCAGGAAAGTTACGAAAGTTACTCCGACACTCTTATTTATGAGCCTGTTGATAATGAGTTCGATGAATACCGCAAACTAACCACTTTTGCGAAATTACAAGGTGAACATTACCGGCTGGAAATAATAAAGCCCCACCTGGAGGCGGCAGAAATGATCAGTACAATCGCTATTACTCTCGGAAGTTTATTTTTGGGGTTAGTATTGTCTTTTTATTTATTCCAACGTTTTATCTCACGAAAAATATGGAAGCCGTTTTTTGGAATACTCGAAAAAATTCGGCTTTTCCGATTGGATAAGCAGGAACTACAAGAACTGCCATCTACATATATAGATGAGTTTCGGATGCTAAATGAAGCCGTTAATGAGCTGACCCGGAAAAACAAGGAGGTATTTGAAAATCAGAAGCAGTTTATAGAAGACGCCTCCCATGAATTGCAAACACCCTTATCCATAATTCAGTCAAAATTGGAAGCGCTAGTGAGCAGAACCACGTTAACCGCAGAACAAGCAGCTATTGTAGACAGTATCATTGGCTCTACGCAACGGCTAAAAAAACTGAACAAAACCCTTTTACTGCTGGCCAAAATAGAAAATAGTCAGTTCCTGATGACGGACGAGGTTAATGTCAATGGAATAATCGGCAGATCCCTGGAATATTATGACGAACAGAAAAATATCCTGAATATTAAAATGAAAATTAATATAAGAAAAAGGGTTGTAATTTCAGGAAACAAGATGCTTACCGAAATCCTCATCCAGAATTTGCTTAAAAATGCCTTTTTACATAATGTCGAAGATGGAATGGTAGACATAAAATTAGACAAGAAACAATTGGTTGTTACCAATTCTGGCAATCAAAAAAGTATAAGTCAAAAAAGGCTGTACCAAAGATTTAATAAATCTTCTAATAATCCTGAATCTTGGGGCTTAGGGTTATCAATTGCTTTTAAAATTGCCGATAAAAGTAATTGGAAATTAAAATATAATTTCGAAGGGAATCAACACATTTTCACAATATATTTCTGA
- a CDS encoding response regulator transcription factor encodes MKLLIIEDEPEMLKSLEDFAIEEGFTCDTAGNYWDGAERINLYDYDCIILDINLPDGSGFDLLEALHKTDKTDGVIILSARNSLDDKIKGLGLGADDYLTKPFYFSELNARVKAIIRRKQFKTNKLVRYSNLIIEPDQYIVGVNELESKLSLTKKEYAILTHLISNHKRVLTKVSLAEYIWGDYVDEAQSFDFLFSQIKT; translated from the coding sequence ATGAAACTGCTTATAATAGAAGACGAACCTGAAATGCTAAAAAGCCTTGAAGATTTTGCCATAGAGGAAGGGTTTACTTGTGATACCGCAGGCAATTATTGGGATGGTGCTGAGCGTATCAATCTCTATGATTATGATTGTATTATCCTAGACATCAATCTCCCTGATGGAAGTGGGTTCGATTTACTTGAAGCTCTCCATAAAACAGATAAAACCGATGGAGTAATTATCCTTTCTGCTCGTAATTCCCTTGATGATAAAATAAAAGGACTGGGCTTGGGGGCGGATGACTATTTGACTAAGCCCTTCTATTTTTCAGAACTAAATGCCCGTGTAAAGGCAATTATCAGAAGGAAACAATTTAAGACTAATAAATTGGTTCGTTATTCAAACCTTATAATCGAACCAGATCAGTACATTGTGGGAGTCAATGAACTTGAAAGTAAACTTTCTCTGACTAAAAAAGAATATGCAATACTCACTCACTTGATTAGTAATCACAAGCGGGTACTTACCAAAGTTTCATTGGCAGAATATATATGGGGAGATTATGTAGATGAGGCACAGAGTTTTGATTTTTTATTCTCTCAAATCAAAACCTAA
- a CDS encoding tyrosine-type recombinase/integrase, translated as MPKRGDAATENKKTITFHSARHTFATTITLSNGVPIETVSKLLGHTKLSTTQIYARVIDSKISSDMECLKKKLK; from the coding sequence ATACCTAAAAGAGGTGATGCAGCAACTGAAAATAAAAAGACTATCACCTTTCATTCTGCCAGGCATACCTTTGCCACCACCATAACTTTATCTAACGGGGTGCCAATTGAAACGGTCTCTAAGTTATTAGGACATACTAAATTATCGACTACGCAGATCTATGCCAGGGTGATTGATTCCAAAATATCCAGTGATATGGAATGTTTAAAAAAGAAATTAAAATAA
- a CDS encoding site-specific integrase codes for MPDYTTFSVLFFVRKHHDETKKLFIYARITVDGKRSEISLKRSIPVNQWDTSKGRARGTAPKSRILNQYLDQVYNKLLDCHKQLSSENKVISAQTIKARFYGKDEHHKTLLELMDYHNTNMKNVLKPGTLKNYYTTETYLKEYLNKKLKCNDINLKQINYRFVTDFEQFLRNYSAKVSRKTCGNNGTMKHLERFKKMLNLAIKLEWLVKNPFDNFKFRFEKNERQYLNKRELQILETTEFTRSSLQKVKDIFVFSCYTGLAYVDIKKLTLHQIVKGIDGSNWIYTKREKTEETIKVPVLPQAQILLDKYKDQIISGDYLFPVCSNQKVNKYLKEVMQQLKIKRLSPFILPGIPLPPP; via the coding sequence ATGCCTGATTACACTACCTTTTCCGTATTATTCTTTGTCCGAAAACATCATGATGAGACCAAGAAATTATTTATTTATGCCCGAATTACTGTTGATGGAAAACGCTCCGAAATTAGTCTGAAAAGATCAATTCCGGTGAATCAATGGGATACCTCAAAAGGACGCGCCAGGGGAACCGCTCCAAAATCACGAATTCTAAACCAGTACTTAGACCAGGTTTACAATAAGCTGTTAGACTGCCATAAGCAGCTGTCGTCAGAGAATAAAGTTATCTCCGCCCAGACTATCAAAGCCCGTTTCTATGGGAAGGATGAACATCACAAAACTTTACTGGAACTGATGGATTATCATAATACTAATATGAAGAATGTATTAAAACCCGGCACCCTCAAAAACTATTATACGACCGAAACTTATTTAAAGGAGTATTTAAATAAAAAACTGAAATGCAATGATATTAACCTTAAACAGATCAATTACCGGTTTGTAACGGACTTTGAACAGTTCTTACGCAATTATTCGGCAAAAGTTTCACGCAAGACCTGTGGGAATAATGGTACCATGAAACACCTGGAACGTTTCAAGAAGATGCTTAACCTGGCTATTAAACTGGAATGGCTGGTAAAAAATCCATTTGACAACTTTAAATTCCGGTTTGAGAAAAATGAACGGCAGTATCTCAATAAACGGGAGCTTCAAATATTAGAGACGACCGAATTTACGAGAAGTAGCTTGCAAAAAGTAAAAGATATTTTTGTTTTCTCTTGCTATACGGGGCTTGCTTATGTTGATATTAAAAAATTAACCCTTCATCAGATTGTAAAAGGAATTGATGGGAGTAACTGGATCTATACCAAACGGGAAAAAACAGAAGAAACTATAAAGGTGCCTGTACTTCCCCAGGCGCAAATCTTATTAGATAAATACAAGGACCAAATTATATCAGGTGATTATTTGTTTCCTGTTTGTTCCAATCAAAAGGTCAATAAATACCTAAAAGAGGTGATGCAGCAACTGAAAATAAAAAGACTATCACCTTTCATTCTGCCAGGCATACCTTTGCCACCACCATAA
- a CDS encoding NAD(P)/FAD-dependent oxidoreductase has protein sequence MEKEIRDIVIIGAGPSGSVAAGYLEKMDTSVLVIEKQKFPRFSIGESLIPRCMDNFEEAGFLNILKTKGFQKKFGARFIKKEMVAEFDFSKKFGEGWDWTWQVPRAEFDKVLTDDLISRGIDIRFETEVISITYKNELWTIKTINSQAEEAEIKCKFIIDSSGNGRVLAKELDLEAPPKIYDHSSIFTHIEETSRPVGIEGEQITFEVLDTETWFWYIPFSNGNSSLGFVGPNIWFEQFDGDPEENFRNMLMKTDYYNGRFDEYPFKFKPVRFNNISRNVKYIHGKGFALTGNSAEFLDPVFSSGVAFATESGLLAAKLAYRELQGEKIDWKSEYSDFIRKGVEVFSTYVKEWYTGRLQDIFFHPSPSPKIKSQICSVLAGYVWDPKNPFVRNHKKAIENLHEIIHKELEI, from the coding sequence ATGGAAAAGGAAATCAGGGATATTGTGATCATCGGCGCAGGACCATCTGGAAGCGTTGCGGCGGGTTATTTGGAAAAAATGGATACTTCTGTTCTAGTTATTGAAAAGCAAAAGTTCCCTCGCTTCAGCATTGGTGAAAGCCTTATCCCCAGATGTATGGACAATTTTGAGGAAGCAGGTTTTTTAAATATCCTGAAAACAAAGGGCTTTCAGAAAAAATTCGGAGCACGTTTTATCAAAAAAGAGATGGTTGCTGAATTCGATTTCAGTAAAAAATTTGGTGAGGGCTGGGACTGGACGTGGCAGGTACCTAGAGCCGAATTTGACAAGGTCCTTACAGATGATCTAATTTCACGAGGTATAGATATTAGGTTTGAAACGGAAGTTATCTCCATTACCTATAAAAATGAGCTTTGGACGATCAAAACAATAAACAGTCAGGCAGAAGAGGCTGAGATCAAATGTAAATTTATTATTGATTCCAGCGGTAACGGCCGCGTCCTGGCTAAGGAATTAGACCTGGAAGCTCCGCCAAAGATCTATGACCATTCCTCTATTTTTACTCATATAGAAGAAACATCAAGGCCTGTAGGAATTGAAGGAGAACAAATAACTTTTGAAGTTTTGGATACAGAAACCTGGTTCTGGTACATTCCTTTCTCCAACGGAAATTCCAGTCTGGGCTTCGTAGGACCAAACATATGGTTTGAACAGTTTGATGGGGATCCTGAAGAAAATTTCAGGAATATGCTGATGAAAACCGATTATTACAATGGAAGGTTTGATGAATATCCGTTCAAGTTTAAACCGGTTCGATTCAATAACATTTCCAGAAATGTAAAGTATATCCATGGAAAGGGATTCGCGCTAACCGGGAATTCAGCAGAATTCCTGGATCCTGTTTTTTCCTCGGGTGTTGCTTTTGCTACTGAATCAGGATTATTAGCGGCAAAGCTCGCTTACAGGGAGCTTCAAGGTGAAAAAATTGATTGGAAATCGGAATATTCAGATTTCATAAGAAAAGGTGTAGAAGTATTTTCCACCTATGTTAAAGAATGGTATACTGGACGATTACAGGATATATTTTTTCATCCAAGTCCTTCTCCAAAGATTAAGTCACAAATTTGCTCGGTATTAGCAGGTTATGTATGGGATCCTAAAAACCCATTTGTAAGAAACCATAAGAAAGCAATTGAAAATTTGCACGAGATCATACACAAGGAATTAGAAATTTAG